The proteins below are encoded in one region of Mycobacterium pseudokansasii:
- a CDS encoding YgaP family membrane protein codes for MTNNQGSAPIERGTFQVPRPRRWTLERTLHLMAGSVVLVTLTLGRMHSKRWRVLTGFVGANLLFDAAVGWCPTSVLLHRLGVPTAAECTVRPTA; via the coding sequence ATGACGAATAACCAAGGTTCGGCGCCGATCGAGCGCGGAACTTTTCAGGTACCGCGGCCACGAAGGTGGACCCTCGAACGGACCCTGCACCTCATGGCCGGTTCCGTGGTGTTGGTGACACTAACCCTTGGCCGCATGCATTCCAAGCGATGGAGAGTCCTAACCGGTTTCGTGGGAGCCAACCTGCTATTCGACGCGGCCGTGGGCTGGTGCCCGACGAGCGTTCTACTGCATCGACTCGGCGTCCCGACTGCGGCCGAGTGCACGGTGCGCCCGACGGCGTAG
- a CDS encoding serine/threonine-protein kinase PknD — protein MASVGEPSSRVGSFFGPYRLIRLLGRGGMGEVYEAEDTRKHRVVALKLISEQFSANPVFRERMQREADSAGRLTEPHAVPIHDYGEIDGQLYLDMRLIDGVSLRSMLTASGPLTPARAVAIVRQVAAALDAAHASGVTHRDVKPENILVTADDFAYLVDFGIARAAADPGLTHTGTAVGTYNYMAPERFTGDEVTYLADIYSLACVLAECLTGSPPYRADSIERVVGAHLTERAPQPSRLRPGKVPVALDQVIARGMAKNPEERYRSAVELARAAHDALTAADQDHVVMALQHGEKAALTTDAADTGLAGADAVTQARAWSRMSRAPAAQPGWSAPPTSTGSWRSRQSTPVSVSPASEPNFSRSLLPGAGPHQNRRRILVGAAALLVIVAIGVAGYLVTRRSHPSMPASGQTVLPFTGLDFFSPGGVALDDAGSVYVTSQGIYGRVVKLAPGSGIPTVLPFTGLYQPQGLAVDANGTVYVADFNNRVVKLAGGSNTQTALPFTGLNYPQGVAVDAAGNVYVADRGNDRVVKLDARSNTQTDLAFTGLNHPDGVAVDASGTVYVADSDNDRVLKLNPGSNTPIPLPFTGLAVPSAIAVDTAGAIYVADHETGKVVKMDPGSSTPTVLPFTGGHPVGVAVDAAGKKVFVADNGNGTVVELAAN, from the coding sequence ATGGCAAGCGTGGGTGAGCCGAGTTCGCGGGTTGGGTCGTTTTTTGGGCCCTATCGGCTGATTCGGCTTCTGGGTCGTGGTGGGATGGGCGAGGTCTATGAGGCCGAGGACACCCGTAAACACCGGGTGGTGGCGCTGAAGCTGATCTCGGAGCAATTCTCTGCCAACCCGGTATTTCGCGAGCGGATGCAACGCGAGGCCGACTCCGCGGGACGGCTGACCGAGCCGCATGCGGTGCCGATCCATGATTACGGCGAGATCGACGGGCAGCTGTATTTGGACATGCGGCTGATCGACGGCGTATCTCTGCGCAGCATGTTGACGGCATCTGGCCCGCTGACGCCGGCACGGGCGGTGGCCATCGTACGACAGGTCGCCGCCGCGTTGGATGCCGCGCACGCCAGCGGCGTGACGCACCGCGATGTCAAACCGGAAAACATCCTGGTCACCGCCGACGACTTCGCCTATCTCGTCGATTTCGGTATCGCCCGCGCCGCAGCCGATCCAGGACTGACTCATACGGGGACGGCGGTGGGCACCTACAACTACATGGCCCCGGAGCGGTTCACCGGCGACGAGGTCACCTACCTCGCCGACATCTATTCGCTGGCGTGTGTGTTGGCCGAGTGTTTGACCGGGTCACCTCCGTATCGCGCGGACAGCATCGAACGGGTGGTCGGCGCGCATCTGACGGAGCGCGCCCCGCAGCCCAGCCGGCTGAGACCCGGGAAGGTTCCGGTGGCTTTAGATCAGGTGATCGCCAGAGGCATGGCGAAAAACCCCGAAGAACGCTATCGCAGCGCCGTTGAACTGGCCAGAGCCGCCCACGATGCACTGACCGCAGCCGACCAGGACCACGTGGTCATGGCTCTGCAGCACGGCGAAAAAGCCGCCCTGACGACCGATGCCGCAGATACCGGACTCGCCGGCGCCGACGCCGTGACCCAGGCCAGGGCATGGTCACGGATGTCGAGAGCACCCGCCGCCCAGCCCGGATGGTCCGCGCCGCCCACCAGCACCGGCAGCTGGCGCAGCCGACAGAGCACCCCGGTCTCCGTTAGCCCCGCGAGCGAACCGAATTTTAGTCGGTCGCTCCTCCCAGGAGCAGGGCCTCACCAGAATCGCAGGCGGATCCTCGTCGGCGCCGCCGCACTGCTAGTGATCGTCGCCATCGGTGTCGCCGGATACCTGGTAACGCGCAGGTCGCACCCATCGATGCCGGCATCCGGGCAGACCGTGCTGCCGTTCACTGGGCTTGACTTCTTCTCCCCAGGCGGGGTGGCACTGGATGACGCCGGCAGCGTGTACGTCACCAGCCAGGGTATTTACGGCCGGGTGGTCAAGTTGGCTCCCGGGTCGGGTATCCCTACAGTGCTGCCGTTCACCGGCCTTTACCAGCCGCAGGGGCTGGCGGTGGACGCCAACGGCACCGTGTACGTCGCCGACTTCAACAACAGGGTGGTAAAGCTGGCGGGCGGGTCGAACACCCAGACTGCGCTGCCGTTTACCGGCCTCAATTACCCGCAGGGGGTAGCGGTGGATGCCGCCGGCAACGTATATGTCGCCGACCGGGGCAATGACAGAGTGGTGAAGCTGGACGCTAGGTCGAACACGCAGACTGATCTGGCGTTCACCGGCCTCAATCATCCAGACGGTGTGGCGGTGGACGCCTCTGGCACCGTCTACGTCGCCGACTCCGACAACGACAGGGTGCTGAAGTTGAATCCCGGGTCGAACACCCCGATCCCGCTGCCCTTTACGGGTCTGGCTGTGCCCTCGGCTATCGCGGTGGACACCGCTGGCGCCATCTACGTCGCAGACCACGAAACCGGCAAGGTGGTGAAGATGGATCCCGGGTCGAGCACTCCGACAGTGCTGCCGTTCACCGGGGGCCACCCCGTGGGGGTGGCGGTGGACGCGGCCGGAAAGAAAGTATTTGTCGCCGACAACGGCAACGGCACGGTGGTCGAGCTAGCAGCGAATTAA
- a CDS encoding group II intron maturase-specific domain-containing protein, giving the protein MFCQDANRAGEAEHTSFDFLGYTFRGRLAKGRRGYFVSFAPAISGTARKAIGQKVRARHLNRRSGTDLSGLAEEIDPQARGWIGYYGAFYRSELYSLARHIDEHLVRWAMQKFKRLRGKAAKAWAWLDAVRQHQPRLFAHWHLLPPTRGRPAGAV; this is encoded by the coding sequence GTGTTCTGCCAGGACGCGAACCGGGCGGGGGAAGCCGAGCACACCAGCTTCGACTTCCTCGGCTACACCTTCCGGGGGCGCCTGGCCAAAGGCCGGAGAGGCTATTTCGTGAGCTTCGCCCCGGCCATCAGTGGCACGGCGAGGAAGGCGATCGGCCAGAAGGTCCGGGCACGGCACCTCAATCGTCGCAGTGGGACGGATCTGTCCGGCCTCGCCGAGGAGATCGACCCTCAGGCGCGCGGCTGGATCGGCTACTACGGGGCCTTCTACCGCTCCGAGCTGTACTCCCTCGCACGGCACATCGACGAGCATCTCGTTCGCTGGGCCATGCAGAAATTCAAACGACTGCGCGGGAAAGCTGCCAAGGCTTGGGCCTGGCTGGACGCGGTTCGACAGCACCAGCCCCGGCTCTTCGCCCACTGGCATCTTCTCCCGCCCACCCGAGGCCGGCCGGCGGGAGCCGTATGA
- a CDS encoding NADH-quinone oxidoreductase subunit N: MRVVAMTPEMLVFAGGLVVLISGSFLPRYRQWWTRTIAAIVLCGALAVAAVLMTAPARTAFEGSFAVDSTTGIARIVVIVGLLLVLAVAGGDIAGSVRESETYALLLFSVSGILVLAGAEDLLVLVTGYLLAGIPLYGLIGLAHSATGAEAAMKAYLMGALFGVILLLGVTTLYGVTGGTRYDELASSLASAPTAAVAAGLLGVLAGLMFEAGGVPGHYWIPDAAQAANGTTAMFVTTVPKVGALIAVYRLVAVFPATVAWPLVIALIAVASMSLGNLAAYWQRDPRRLLGWSTVSQVGFLLVPIAVAGRSEFALPSLLFYLAGYTATNSAAFAVSAALPDRRHLDSYRGLARTRPWLGAALLVALLGLVGTPPTAVFVGKLITATAAWDGGQAWLAVVAFGNSLASLFYYLRWIIPSFQRPTTEPIGDVFAAKNWPACTAVLAAGLSLALGIAAGGVWELLPRSLMS, translated from the coding sequence ATGCGGGTGGTGGCGATGACACCTGAGATGCTGGTGTTCGCTGGTGGGCTGGTGGTGCTGATCAGCGGATCGTTTTTGCCCCGCTATCGGCAGTGGTGGACGCGGACCATCGCCGCCATCGTGCTGTGCGGTGCGCTTGCGGTCGCCGCCGTCTTGATGACCGCCCCGGCCCGGACTGCTTTCGAGGGCAGCTTCGCCGTCGACAGCACCACCGGGATCGCCCGGATTGTGGTCATAGTTGGGCTGCTGCTGGTGCTTGCGGTGGCTGGAGGCGACATCGCCGGCTCAGTCCGCGAAAGCGAGACGTATGCTCTGCTGCTGTTCTCCGTCAGCGGGATCCTGGTGCTGGCCGGAGCCGAAGATCTGCTCGTGCTGGTAACCGGCTATCTGCTGGCCGGGATTCCGCTCTACGGCCTGATCGGGCTGGCCCACTCCGCAACAGGCGCCGAGGCGGCGATGAAGGCCTACCTGATGGGTGCGTTGTTCGGCGTCATCTTGCTCCTCGGTGTGACCACCCTCTACGGCGTGACTGGCGGTACCCGATACGACGAGCTTGCTTCCAGCCTCGCCAGCGCGCCGACCGCAGCCGTGGCCGCAGGCCTGCTTGGCGTTCTTGCGGGCCTGATGTTCGAAGCCGGCGGTGTGCCCGGGCATTATTGGATTCCCGACGCGGCACAAGCGGCCAACGGCACTACCGCCATGTTCGTAACGACAGTGCCCAAAGTCGGAGCCCTGATCGCGGTTTACCGCCTGGTCGCAGTGTTTCCCGCAACGGTGGCGTGGCCGTTGGTGATCGCGCTGATCGCCGTCGCCAGCATGAGCCTGGGCAACCTCGCCGCCTACTGGCAACGCGACCCGAGGCGACTGCTGGGCTGGTCCACGGTCAGCCAGGTCGGGTTTCTGCTCGTCCCGATCGCCGTGGCCGGCCGCAGCGAATTCGCGTTGCCGTCGTTGCTGTTCTATCTCGCCGGCTACACCGCCACCAATAGCGCGGCGTTCGCCGTCAGCGCGGCCCTGCCCGACCGGCGTCACCTGGACTCCTACCGCGGTCTGGCGCGCACCCGACCCTGGCTGGGCGCTGCGCTGCTCGTCGCGTTGCTCGGCCTGGTCGGAACCCCGCCGACGGCAGTGTTCGTCGGCAAGCTCATCACCGCGACGGCGGCCTGGGATGGTGGCCAGGCATGGCTGGCCGTCGTCGCATTCGGCAACTCGCTCGCCAGCCTGTTCTACTACCTGCGCTGGATCATCCCGTCCTTCCAGCGGCCCACAACAGAACCGATCGGCGACGTCTTCGCGGCCAAGAATTGGCCCGCGTGCACCGCAGTCCTCGCCGCGGGCCTGAGCCTGGCGCTCGGCATCGCAGCCGGTGGCGTGTGGGAACTGCTCCCGCGATCGCTGATGAGCTAA
- a CDS encoding NAD(P)/FAD-dependent oxidoreductase, with protein MLMTPHVLILGAGFGGLELATRLSESLPNRLRVTLIDRNDSFFFGFSKLDVLFGERTPDDVRVPYAALTTPGVDFRQEEITAIDPENRRVRTQDGSYQADVLVVALGAEYDSEATPGFTEDGYEYYTLAGAERLRDALQAFQGGKIVISVLGEPYKCPPAPFEAAFLLEDYFTGKGLQVSITVTGYMGAPVPVAKEVSEPLQQHLTARGITFMGKRTVSRLNPEHKFAEFAEGEGLSYDLFIGIPVHRVPGVVADSGLAPDGWISVEKANLATRFPGVYAIGDVAAAYTAKAGMFAERAARFVADDIVAKLRNAPSPPPYDGAGDCYVEFGRGEVAKVHADFLSGPNPAGSLVGPSVELAEEKAEFALSRKKRWFGAV; from the coding sequence ATGTTGATGACACCGCACGTACTGATACTGGGGGCAGGTTTCGGCGGTCTTGAGCTTGCCACCCGGCTATCGGAGTCACTCCCCAATCGGCTGCGGGTGACGCTGATCGATCGCAACGATTCCTTCTTTTTCGGCTTCTCTAAACTCGATGTGCTGTTTGGTGAACGCACACCCGACGACGTGCGGGTGCCGTACGCGGCGCTGACAACGCCGGGCGTAGATTTTCGCCAGGAGGAAATCACCGCGATCGACCCAGAAAACCGCCGGGTGCGTACCCAAGACGGTTCCTATCAAGCCGACGTTCTGGTCGTGGCGCTTGGCGCCGAGTACGACTCGGAGGCTACCCCTGGTTTCACCGAGGACGGCTATGAGTACTACACGCTGGCCGGGGCAGAACGTCTACGCGATGCGCTGCAGGCATTCCAGGGTGGCAAAATTGTCATCAGCGTGCTCGGGGAGCCGTACAAGTGCCCGCCGGCACCGTTCGAGGCGGCGTTCCTGCTTGAGGACTACTTCACCGGCAAAGGATTGCAGGTGTCGATAACGGTGACGGGCTATATGGGCGCCCCGGTGCCTGTCGCAAAGGAGGTGTCCGAACCGCTTCAGCAGCACCTGACCGCGCGCGGCATCACCTTCATGGGAAAGCGGACGGTCAGCCGGCTGAATCCCGAACATAAGTTCGCCGAATTCGCCGAGGGCGAAGGACTTTCGTACGACCTTTTCATCGGTATCCCCGTGCATCGGGTGCCGGGGGTCGTCGCCGATTCCGGGCTGGCGCCGGATGGATGGATTTCAGTGGAAAAAGCGAACTTAGCTACCCGGTTTCCTGGCGTGTACGCGATCGGTGACGTGGCGGCCGCCTATACCGCCAAGGCGGGCATGTTCGCCGAGCGTGCCGCACGGTTCGTCGCCGATGACATCGTCGCCAAGCTGCGGAACGCACCGTCGCCACCGCCCTACGACGGGGCTGGCGACTGCTACGTGGAGTTCGGGCGCGGTGAGGTCGCCAAGGTGCACGCCGACTTCCTCAGCGGCCCGAATCCGGCAGGTTCCCTGGTCGGTCCGTCTGTCGAATTAGCTGAGGAAAAAGCCGAGTTCGCCCTTAGTCGCAAGAAGCGCTGGTTCGGCGCCGTGTGA
- a CDS encoding DUF2231 domain-containing protein, whose translation MTIVNGLPVHVVLLHFVMVLVPLTALLEIVCGFWREARRGQLLWLTLILASVTMVLTPITANAGLWLYELTADPSPLLREHAARGSTMIYFSVALLVVAIGLVVLRVMEHRSDNPRMIIQIAVGIVVLVVGISSMIQIYRVSDAGGHSVWDEEIERMKNPHGS comes from the coding sequence ATGACCATCGTCAACGGCCTGCCTGTTCATGTTGTACTGCTGCACTTTGTAATGGTGCTCGTGCCGTTGACGGCCTTGCTGGAGATCGTGTGCGGATTTTGGCGGGAGGCCCGGCGCGGCCAGCTGTTGTGGCTCACGCTGATACTGGCGAGCGTCACGATGGTATTGACGCCCATCACCGCAAACGCTGGCCTTTGGCTCTACGAACTGACGGCCGATCCCAGTCCCCTTTTGCGCGAACATGCCGCCCGTGGCAGCACAATGATCTACTTCTCGGTAGCTCTACTGGTGGTCGCGATCGGACTCGTAGTGCTGCGCGTGATGGAACACCGATCCGACAATCCCCGAATGATCATCCAGATAGCGGTAGGGATTGTGGTTCTCGTCGTTGGGATCTCGTCAATGATTCAGATCTACCGAGTGAGTGATGCCGGCGGGCACTCGGTCTGGGACGAGGAGATAGAGCGAATGAAAAATCCTCACGGAAGTTAG
- a CDS encoding TIGR00730 family Rossman fold protein → MPESTAHTPSTCDEELLCCLGPGFPPLAGTDPDRVARIRDEVAAAFARLTTVTQAVSIFGSARTPPDHPHYRLARTLATRLGERGFDIITGGGPGIMEAANQGAREAGVRSIGLAIELPYEQATNPFVDLSLRFRYFFVRKVMFIRYAQAFVVFPGGFGTLDELFEALTLIQTEKIRRFPVVLAGSQHWSGLERWISEQLLEPEMVSNDDVQLLRLADDPDEIAEFIARWRRRQLEIYRPARP, encoded by the coding sequence CGACCTGTGATGAGGAGCTGCTGTGCTGTCTGGGGCCGGGCTTCCCGCCGCTAGCCGGCACGGATCCCGATCGTGTGGCCAGGATCCGCGATGAGGTGGCGGCCGCCTTTGCGAGACTCACAACGGTAACGCAGGCCGTGTCGATCTTCGGCTCCGCGCGCACACCGCCGGATCATCCGCACTACAGACTTGCGCGCACACTGGCTACCCGACTTGGCGAACGGGGATTCGACATCATCACCGGCGGCGGCCCCGGAATCATGGAGGCCGCTAACCAGGGGGCCCGCGAGGCAGGAGTGCGCTCGATCGGCTTGGCCATCGAGCTGCCGTACGAGCAGGCCACCAACCCCTTCGTCGATCTATCGCTTCGGTTCCGGTACTTTTTCGTCCGCAAGGTGATGTTCATCCGCTACGCGCAGGCGTTTGTGGTGTTTCCGGGAGGATTCGGAACGCTTGACGAGCTCTTCGAGGCGCTGACGCTCATACAGACCGAGAAGATCCGCCGCTTCCCGGTCGTGCTTGCCGGGTCGCAGCACTGGAGCGGATTGGAACGGTGGATCAGCGAGCAGTTGCTCGAGCCCGAAATGGTTTCGAACGACGACGTCCAATTGCTTAGACTCGCTGATGATCCCGACGAGATTGCCGAGTTCATCGCACGCTGGCGTCGGCGCCAGTTGGAGATCTACCGCCCAGCCCGACCGTGA
- the pstS gene encoding phosphate ABC transporter substrate-binding protein PstS codes for MGFTRTGVLSLLVASALMISGCGGNTNTPSRPSVKVDCGGKKELNAGGATAQQNAIQKFAYVYAHVCPGYTLDYEANGSGAGVEQFIKNETDLAGSGVPLDPSTGEPNKAAARCGSPVWELPAVFEPIAVTYHLSGVSSLKLDAPTMAKIFNGTITRWDDPAVKSLNVGTNLPSTPIHVIFRSDQSANSANFQQYLDAASNGAWSKGDGETFQGGVGVGAEGDNGVTATLQTTDGSITYTAWSFALGKQLNMAQIITSAGPDPVSITTESVGQTIAVAKITGQGNDLVLDTSSFYRPTQPGAYPIVEPTYEIVCSKYPNSATGTAVRAFMQAIIGPGQDGLAQHGSIPPPSWLQSRLATAVNAIS; via the coding sequence GTGGGATTCACCCGAACTGGCGTATTGAGCCTGCTAGTGGCTAGCGCCCTGATGATATCGGGGTGCGGTGGCAATACGAACACTCCCTCGCGACCGTCGGTGAAAGTGGACTGCGGCGGCAAGAAGGAACTCAACGCCGGTGGCGCGACCGCACAACAGAACGCGATACAAAAATTCGCCTACGTCTATGCCCATGTGTGCCCCGGTTACACGCTGGACTACGAGGCAAATGGCTCCGGTGCCGGGGTGGAGCAGTTCATCAAGAACGAGACAGATCTGGCGGGTTCCGGTGTGCCGTTGGACCCGTCGACGGGTGAGCCCAACAAGGCGGCGGCACGATGTGGGTCCCCGGTGTGGGAGCTGCCGGCGGTTTTTGAACCGATCGCGGTCACCTACCACCTCAGCGGCGTGAGTTCGCTCAAGCTGGACGCGCCCACGATGGCGAAGATCTTCAACGGCACCATCACCAGGTGGGATGACCCGGCGGTCAAGTCGCTCAATGTAGGCACCAACCTGCCCTCAACGCCCATTCATGTCATCTTCCGCAGCGACCAATCCGCTAACTCAGCCAACTTCCAGCAATACCTTGATGCCGCATCCAACGGTGCCTGGAGTAAAGGCGACGGCGAGACGTTCCAGGGGGGCGTCGGTGTCGGCGCCGAAGGGGACAATGGCGTGACGGCGACTTTACAGACCACCGACGGATCGATCACATACACCGCGTGGTCGTTCGCGTTGGGCAAACAGTTGAACATGGCCCAGATCATCACATCAGCAGGTCCGGATCCGGTGTCGATCACTACAGAGTCGGTCGGACAAACGATTGCCGTGGCCAAGATCACGGGGCAGGGCAATGACCTGGTGTTGGACACCTCATCGTTCTACAGGCCGACGCAGCCGGGTGCGTACCCGATCGTGGAGCCGACTTATGAGATCGTCTGCTCCAAGTATCCGAATTCCGCGACGGGCACTGCGGTAAGAGCGTTTATGCAGGCGATAATCGGTCCGGGCCAAGACGGCTTGGCGCAGCATGGCTCCATTCCGCCGCCGAGCTGGCTCCAGTCGCGGCTAGCCACGGCAGTGAACGCTATCTCATGA